One stretch of Macaca nemestrina isolate mMacNem1 chromosome 17, mMacNem.hap1, whole genome shotgun sequence DNA includes these proteins:
- the LOC105469140 gene encoding LOW QUALITY PROTEIN: fatty acid desaturase 6 (The sequence of the model RefSeq protein was modified relative to this genomic sequence to represent the inferred CDS: inserted 3 bases in 2 codons), which yields MTIASETRCLGSHWQIAGAIRQDGPGHAGFEGVGVFFRLSKVLHCSTVPDTDPSVISGSLLQVCTIFTAEHTTHGHIKMHHDYTNVVGLGDSSTWRLPYLNRCVYTFLAPFLLPIATPLVAVERLRKVELRTALRTLALISLGLYSHYWLLLNVSGFKSPSSALGCMFLTSXLLAHPYHHVNIFQHIGXPMFSRDKPRRIHMMSLRVLNLARVPVLDWAFGHSIISCHVEQHLFPRLSDNMCLKVKPVVSQFLHEKQLPYNEDSYLARFRLFLHCYEEFMVQAPPITELVGLQ from the exons ATGACGATAGCCTCTGAGACTCGTTGCTTGGGCAGTCACTGGCAGATTG CTGGGGCTATAAGGCAGGATGGCCCTGGACATGCAGGGTTTGAGGGGGTGGGGGTGTTCTTCAGGCTCTCAAAGGTCTTGCATTGCTCAACTGTGCCTGACACGGACCCCAGTGTCATCTCTGGTTCCCTCCTCCAGGTGTGCACAATCTTCACTGCAGAGCACACCACGCATGGGCACATCAAGATGCACCATGACTACACCAACGTGGTGGGCCTGGGGGACTCCAGCACGTGGAGGCTGCCTTATCTCAACCGCTGTGTCTACACATTCCTtgctcctttcctcctccccatcGCCACTCCACTGGTGGCTGTCG AGCGGCTGAGGAAGGTGGAGCTCAGGACGGCCCTGCGGACGCTGGCCCTGATTTCCCTGGGCCTTTATTCTCACTACTGGCTGCTCCTGAACGTGTCAGGCTTCAAGAGCCCCAGCTCGGCCCTGGGCTGCATGTTCCTCACCAG CCTGTTGGCCCACCCCTACCACCACGTCAACATTTTCCAG CACATTG TGCCCATGTTCTCCCGGGACAAGCCCCGCCGGATACACATGATGAGCCTGAGGGTGCTTAACCTGGCCCGGGTGCCTGTGCTGGACTGGGCATTTGGCCACTCGATCATCAGCTGCCACGTGGAACAGCACCTCTTCCCCAGGCTCTCTGATAACATGTGCCTGAAG GTGAAGCCCGTGGTGTCCCAATTCCTCCATGAGAAGCAGCTACCGTACAACGAGGACTCGTACCTGGCTCGCTTCCGGCTGTTTCTCCATTGCTATGAGGAATTCATGGTGCAGGCCCCACCTATCACTGAGCTCGTGGGGCTGCAATGA